TGCAGCAGTAATCTGACGGTTAATCAGCTTGCGCAGGCATAGGATGGAGCAACATCCACAAGTTAATATCACAGCAATGGAAATCATTAGTGAGAGAAACAAAGCTTTATACTCCCCAAAGATTTTATAGAGCCAGTCTCCAGAAGGGTCTGTGGTCCCGGAGTGTCTTGCCATCTTATCTGACAGGCTCCTGAGGCCGTCCAGGGCTCTCGTCACCGAGCCACCCGGACCTGTGTTATCGGGAATAAAAGTGCAGCAGGAAGAACCAAACATAGCACATACTCCGCCTTTCTCAGCCAAAAGCATGTCTTGAGCCATCCTATTCTCACCACACATAGGAGAAGTTGACGAGAGCTGTCCAGGGAGTCTGGCTACTGCATCTCCTCTGGGATTAGCCAATCGTTGTGCATTGTAATGCACATAATTTATACGCTCTACATTGTTGTTAGTGGTGGTCTGTGGGAGAATTGATTCAAAACTGTTTGCAATAGGGTTAGCCAATTTATACTCATCTGGAACACCTCTGGGGATACCAATTGCAGCAATGTAAGTGGGAGAATTTGTGGGGAGATCAAAACTAGATGTGGAGCGTGCCTTCCGTGTGGGATGTGTGGGACTTTTCAGGGCAGACCTGTTCCTGTGACCTATCATGGTGAGGGGAATAGCCAAGCGTACAATAGTACACGTACCTGACCATTTTCGGGGCAGGGTATTTAGTAGTTTCAATCCTCCACAGTACCAGTACAAGTCAGCCCTGGAAATGGCAAGCCTAGTCATGTTAGACCAAGTGGTAACATCTAAAATCACTCCACACCAACTGTTTTGTATCTCACCCACTGATTTAGAAGCCTGGCGTGTCAGGCAGGTGTAATTTCCCTCTTGAGGCTGGAAGACTGGAAGCATAGCATTATTGGAGGTTACTGGGAAGAGAGAACTCAGAGCAATGCAGTTAGTAGGTTCTGTATACATATGTAAAGCAAGCATGCAGTCAAAGCCTTGTCGGTCTGAATGATATAGCAGAGGAGCAGGCGTTGTATAAGGTGTCGGCCTGGCAGTAGAGCAAAGAATGCAATCAGTTATGTCAAGTGAGCGTGCAGCATAGTGGACCCAATCGAGCCATGCATTCTTTGCCCCATACCCTGTCTCAACCTGCACTACATCTTCAGTTGAGGTAACATTTACATAGGTAAGTGTGGATTGATCTTTGCCTTGGGAACTCGTTTCATTTGGTTCCTTCAGACTGACCCTAATTAGGCTCATTGGGTCATTTCCGCTCACGTCTACTCCTAAGATGAGGTAGAAATCATTCCCAT
This genomic interval from Acanthochromis polyacanthus isolate Apoly-LR-REF ecotype Palm Island chromosome 2, KAUST_Apoly_ChrSc, whole genome shotgun sequence contains the following:
- the LOC110964136 gene encoding uncharacterized protein LOC110964136; protein product: MYGKWIVIGGLSVITLLIVLLLPSRRSETDWTTHTHNIEKRSSSNKPAQYGAKLTIEITKGETTTVTFDLCSVIECGSNQIDWKGYDVYMCPFVWGVPTNNPWCGTWDMVWWNSGPNSYTNSQSGEFGKLQRNVNLVRGLVTRDNSYQNPIILTIRDIEKSPFARSPNNDGNDFYLILGVDVSGNDPMSLIRVSLKEPNETSSQGKDQSTLTYVNVTSTEDVVQVETGYGAKNAWLDWVHYAARSLDITDCILCSTARPTPYTTPAPLLYHSDRQGFDCMLALHMYTEPTNCIALSSLFPVTSNNAMLPVFQPQEGNYTCLTRQASKSVGEIQNSWCGVILDVTTWSNMTRLAISRADLYWYCGGLKLLNTLPRKWSGTCTIVRLAIPLTMIGHRNRSALKSPTHPTRKARSTSSFDLPTNSPTYIAAIGIPRGVPDEYKLANPIANSFESILPQTTTNNNVERINYVHYNAQRLANPRGDAVARLPGQLSSTSPMCGENRMAQDMLLAEKGGVCAMFGSSCCTFIPDNTGPGGSVTRALDGLRSLSDKMARHSGTTDPSGDWLYKIFGEYKALFLSLMISIAVILTCGCCSILCLRKLINRQITAALTREALPPPDQMSSLTKATDISRVDLDDALKQMEDVNLDSSVKSSAV